From the Glutamicibacter halophytocola genome, the window TGCACATCTCCTCTTGGATGTGCTAATTGCCATGGCGATTTTCCGGGCACCGCAATGGCCAGGTTCTCAGGTTGCACTCAGCTTGGCATCGATGCTTCCGCTGCCTCTAGTACCTTGCTGATCTGGAAGGCGGTGCCAGAAGGCACTACCGACGCACCGTGAAACTGAGCAAAGGAGAGATCTCCATGGGCATTCTAGGATGGATCGTTTTGGGGCTGATCGCCGGGGCCATTGCCAAGGCCATTAAACCCGGGCAGCAGGGCGGCGGATGGATCGCGACGCTGCTCTTGGGTATCGTCGGCGCGCTCGTTGGCGGATGGATCGGCTCCGCGGTCTTCGATGTGGG encodes:
- a CDS encoding GlsB/YeaQ/YmgE family stress response membrane protein, with amino-acid sequence MGILGWIVLGLIAGAIAKAIKPGQQGGGWIATLLLGIVGALVGGWIGSAVFDVGINQFWSLSTWLLAIGGSLVVLVIWGLLTRKRA